The following are encoded together in the Malaya genurostris strain Urasoe2022 chromosome 3, Malgen_1.1, whole genome shotgun sequence genome:
- the LOC131439276 gene encoding probable serine/threonine-protein kinase kinX isoform X4: protein MSGDVQPRKRKDKKRKKDDEDTVKETSNPKHAPSSAAQISTQPGDIQMHIHSDHGTGGNWCAKIVFFLLLTGLGVLIGLILIENRGVSNADTPLSESRYAEYLSGWVDENREDDHHEEILNAINQLEEEDHDDEDHDDDGEPYAEEEDHDDEQEAHDKEEEEEPQKLDDDEVEEIVATEQQEPSLQESKDSEDIVEDEDDAVSEPKPIDENNEENDEIQDDEDNNDKIEDQKYYTGKHDAEDADDSEDEPKDQQNENNDPIDDEDDRRSADAIAKEIDELAEADEELPFEEEANKQKRSPTTVHNHVQQKLDPSNEFQTQHILKDVETKPKDPVVSAEILATQMDELVENYNKLAEMLNVPAEVRVQHEIDTKDDDDDDGDGNDDVEQDVSVNDDNENDKYNVNDDDDDDDDDDGTNDLEDEFENVVDNDDGEEEYLSKVRQEQELKNQINDKQKEDEPREEVSLAVQLFVGAALVVAAHLLLKPPRGVPRSETAVPSKSTAKASTVSKLEEQLTRNELAMNAANRRIDSDVNELFINQTKDFDRSTVNIEDFVKVEKDEHTGDQPFLENADEGQDEISYSGEEDYDFDQDEYTDELEEIEEEEEEETEEYAKIQEMNILEQQEREIGTFVPTTFEEFSAMYRPDAAAAEVEAEAIAPSLAVQIAETLPVVAEPVPVPTPKNSKKNAFKESPLLKKKPPKGAVGKLIYGLHKDPIISAKDIQTASEKAASTSQGTKEKRVEFLLPDEPSEIPELEAFEIKSDPPEYADNGSKENLFIPYDEYGVDESFENEMVYEDDEILFQQYPSDEEEVSYSDEYPEDVSDVDDSDLMRRLEEKYGKLENEKSAEPEQEELEESWTNIPSRPSGSQTYEEELRKADRQLDEFRNAKRALASYEDLLIKQPRLIAALVGKARALDLLAEQEQSNIVLGEAIEAYRDVIMMGQAIDDDTLKAISERCIERIRFRGQYLKAIDIHQVLIKRFDTEPKYRNQLAVTYLMANRLVEAKAVLHETLMRWIEDGFALVHYGFVLKNHDKNMELAVQYLQEGIETGHEGTQDGRFYFHLGDALQRLGRNDEALEVYQKGAEQKLFLSMYQRSLYNEDSLKSRPFWTIEQTTFASQLNTIQSQWTAIRDEGLKLLNAAGTFRDEAENLRDRGDWKQFELFMRGYRIDKNCAKAPLTCKLVEQFTAARTCKRGQIKFSVMQPGTHVWPHCGPTNCRIRAHLGLMVPDGVSIRVANETRHWENGRWLIFDDSYEHEVWHNGTDTRLVLIVDFWHPDLNDNQRKTLSPI from the exons ATGTCCGGGGATGTTCAGCCCAGGAAACGTAAGGataagaaaaggaaaaaag ATGACGAAGACACGGTAAAGGAGACTTCAAACCCGAAACATGCGCCTTCCAGTGCTGCTCAGATCTCGACTCAACCTGGAGATATTCAGATGCACATCCACAGCGACCATGGAACCGGTGGAAATTGGTGTGCTAAAATTGTGTTTTTCTTATTGTTGACCGGGTTAGGAGTGTTGATTGGTTTGATTCTAATCGAGAATCGAGGAGTGTCGAATGCCGATACACCATTGTCCGAGTCGCGTTATGCTGAATATCTTAGTGGATGGGTTGACGAGAATCGCGAAGATGATCATCATGAAGAAATTCTTAATGCCATAAATCAACTGGAGGAGGAGGACCACGATGATGAAGATCACGATGACGATGGTGAACCGTACGCCGAAGAAGAAGACCACGATGATGAACAGGAGGCTCACgataaagaagaagaagaagaaccaCAGAAACTTGACGATGACGAAGTGGAAGAAATTGTTGCAACAGAACAACAAGAACCCTCTCTACAAGAATCGAAAGATTCCGAGGACATTGTCGAGGATGAAGATGACG CTGTTTCAGAACCTAAGCCGATTGatgaaaacaatgaagaaaatgACGAAATTCAGGACGATGAGGACAACAACGATAAAATAGAAGATCAGAAATACTATACTGGAAAACATGACGCAGAAGATGCAGATGATAGCGAAGATG AGCCAAAAGATCAGCAGAATGAAAACAACGATCCGATTGATGACGAGGACGATAGGAGAAGTGCCGATGCGATTGCCAAAGAGATTGACGAACTGGCCGAGGCCGATGAAGAGCTGCCGTTTGAGGAGGAG GCTAACAAACAAAAGCGCTCACCGACGACGGTGCATAATCATGTACAACAAAAGTTGGATCCGTCCAACGAGTTCCAAACG caacatatttTAAAGGATGTAGAAACTAAACCAAAAGATCCAGTGGTTAGCGCCGAGATACTTGCAACTCAAATGGATGAATTGGTAGAAAACTACAATAAATTGGCAGAGATGCTAAATGTTCCAGCGGAGGTTCGGGTCCAGCATGAAATCGACACTAAG gacgacgatgatgacgacggtGATGGCAATGACGATGTCGAACAAGATGTTTCAGTTAATGATGACAACGAAAATGATAAATATAatgtgaatgatgatgatgatgatgatgacgatgacgatggTACTAATGATTTGGAAGACGAGTTTGAAAACGTTGTTGACAACGACGATGGAGAGGAGGAGTATCTCAGTAAAGTGAGACAGGAACAGGAGcttaaaaatcaaatcaatgaTAAGCAAAAAGAAGACGAACCACGAGAAGAAGTATCTC TTGCGGTACAACTTTTTGTTGGTGCTGCGTTGGTCGTTGCCGCTCATCTCCTTTTGAAGCCCCCGCGTGGTGTCCCTCGGTCGGAAACAGCAGTGCCATCTA AGTCAACGGCAAAAGCCTCTACGGTTTCCAAGCTGGAAGAACAGCTAACGAGGAATGAACTAGCTATGAATGCAGCCAATAGAAGAATTGATTCTGATGTGAATGAGCTATTCATCAACCAAACCAAAGATTTTGATCGTTCAACAGTCAATATTGAAGATTTTGTTAAAGTTGAAAAAGATGAGCATACTGGAGATCAACCTTTCCTGGAAAACG CTGACGAAGGCCAGGATGAAATCTCTTATTCCGGAGAGGAGGATTATGATTTCGATCAAGATGAATACACGGATGAACTGGAAGAAatcgaagaagaagaagaagaagaaacagAAGAGTACGCGAAAATTCAGGAAATGAACATACTTGAGCAACAGGAGCGAGAAATCGGTACTTTCGTACCGACCACGTTTGAAGAGTTCAGTGCAATGTATCGGCCCGATGCGGCAGCGGCAGAGGTAGAGGCAGAAGCCATCGCTCCATCCCTAGCTGTTCAAATCGCTGAAACACTTCCCGTAGTTGCAGAACCTGTGCCTGTTCCAACTccgaaaaatagtaaaaaaaacgcCTTTAAAGAATCGCCACTGTTGAAGAAGAAACCTCCCAAGGGTGCTGTCGGCAAGCTAATATACGGTTTGCACAAAGATCCTATCATCTCAGCTAAAGATATTCAAACGGCGTCAGAAAAAG CTGCGTCAACTAGCCAGGGAACGAAGGAAAAACGCGTCGAGTTCTTGTTGCCTGACGAACCAAGCGAAATTCCCGAATTAGAAGCGTTTGAAATAAAGTCAGACCCACCTGAATATGCGGATAATGGAAGTAAAGAGAATCTGTTTATTCCATATGACGAGTACGGTGTCGACGAATCGTTCGAGAACGAGATGGTTTATGAGGACGACGAGATTCTGTTTCAGCAATATCCATCCGATGAAGAGGAGGTATCATATTCGGATGAGTATCCGGAAGACGTCTCTGATGTTGACGATTCTGATCTGATGAGACGGTTGGAGGAAAAATATGGCAAATTGGAAAACGAGAAATCTGCGGAACCGGAACAGGAAGAGCTTGAAGAAAGCTGGACAA ATATTCCCTCTAGGCCTAGTGGATCTCAGACGTACGAAGAAGAGCTGAGAAAAGCTGACAGACAACTCGACGAG TTCCGGAATGCTAAGAGAGCACTGGCGAGCTATGAGGATCTGTTGATCAAACAACCCCGTCTGATAGCGGCATTAGTCGGCAAAGCCCGTGCCTTAGATCTGCTGGCTGAACAGGAGCAAAGCAACATTGTCCTGGGGGAAGCGATTGAAGCGTACCGTGATGTGATCATGATGGGACAAGCGATAGACGATGACACCTTGAAGGCCATTTCCGAACGTTGCATCGAACGTATTCGGTTTCGAGGCCAGTATTTGAAAGCGATCGATATCCACCAGGTTCTAATCAAACGGTTCGACACGGAACCAAAGTACAGAAATCAGCTTGCTGTTACATATCTTATGGCGAATCG TTTGGTGGAGGCAAAAGCAGTTCTGCACGAGACGCTTATGCGATGGATCGAAGATGGGTTTGCATTAGTGCATTATGGTTTCGTTCTCAAGAATCATGACAAAAATATGGAACTAGCTGTTCAATATCTGCAGGAAGGTATTGAAACCGGACACGAAGGAACACAGGATGGTCGATTCTATTTCCATTTGGGTGATGCATTGCAACGACTAGGAAGAAACGACGAAGCATTGGAGGTTTATCAGAAAGGCGCGGAGCAAAAACTGTTTCTTTCCATGTACCAACGTTCCTTATATAATGAAGATAGTCTCAAATCTCGACCTTTTTGGACGATTGAGCAAACTACATTTGCGAGCCAGTTAAACACGATTCAGTCGCAGTGGACTGCGATTCGAGATGAGGGTTTAAAACTTTTGAACGCGGCTGGTACATTTCGAGATGAGGCAGAGAATCTTCGAGATAGGGGCGACTGGAAACAGTTCGAGCTGTTCATGCGTGGCTATCGGATAGATAAGAATTGTGCCAAAGCTCCACTAACTTGTAAATTGGTCGAACAATTTACTGCAGCACGAACTTGCAAACGAGGTCAAATCAAGTTCAGTGTGATGCAACCGGGAACCCATGTTTGGCCACATTGCGGTCCAACGAACTGCCGAATTCGAGCACATCTTGGACTGATGGTGCCCGATGGAGTTAGTATTCGTGTCGCAAATGAAACGAG ACATTGGGAGAACGGTAGGTGGTTAATCTTTGACGATAGCTACGAGCACGAGGTGTGGCACAACGGTACCGATACTCGACTGGTGCTAATCGTGGATTTCTGGCACCCCGATTTGAACGATAATCAAAGGAAAACGCTGTCCCCGATATGA
- the LOC131439276 gene encoding aspartyl/asparaginyl beta-hydroxylase isoform X8 — protein sequence MQYSTVSEPKPIDENNEENDEIQDDEDNNDKIEDQKYYTGKHDAEDADDSEDEPKDQQNENNDPIDDEDDRRSADAIAKEIDELAEADEELPFEEEANKQKRSPTTVHNHVQQKLDPSNEFQTQHILKDVETKPKDPVVSAEILATQMDELVENYNKLAEMLNVPAEVRVQHEIDTKDDDDDDGDGNDDVEQDVSVNDDNENDKYNVNDDDDDDDDDDGTNDLEDEFENVVDNDDGEEEYLSKVRQEQELKNQINDKQKEDEPREEVSLAVQLFVGAALVVAAHLLLKPPRGVPRSETAVPSKSTAKASTVSKLEEQLTRNELAMNAANRRIDSDVNELFINQTKDFDRSTVNIEDFVKVEKDEHTGDQPFLENADEGQDEISYSGEEDYDFDQDEYTDELEEIEEEEEEETEEYAKIQEMNILEQQEREIGTFVPTTFEEFSAMYRPDAAAAEVEAEAIAPSLAVQIAETLPVVAEPVPVPTPKNSKKNAFKESPLLKKKPPKGAVGKLIYGLHKDPIISAKDIQTASEKAASTSQGTKEKRVEFLLPDEPSEIPELEAFEIKSDPPEYADNGSKENLFIPYDEYGVDESFENEMVYEDDEILFQQYPSDEEEVSYSDEYPEDVSDVDDSDLMRRLEEKYGKLENEKSAEPEQEELEESWTNIPSRPSGSQTYEEELRKADRQLDEFRNAKRALASYEDLLIKQPRLIAALVGKARALDLLAEQEQSNIVLGEAIEAYRDVIMMGQAIDDDTLKAISERCIERIRFRGQYLKAIDIHQVLIKRFDTEPKYRNQLAVTYLMANRLVEAKAVLHETLMRWIEDGFALVHYGFVLKNHDKNMELAVQYLQEGIETGHEGTQDGRFYFHLGDALQRLGRNDEALEVYQKGAEQKLFLSMYQRSLYNEDSLKSRPFWTIEQTTFASQLNTIQSQWTAIRDEGLKLLNAAGTFRDEAENLRDRGDWKQFELFMRGYRIDKNCAKAPLTCKLVEQFTAARTCKRGQIKFSVMQPGTHVWPHCGPTNCRIRAHLGLMVPDGVSIRVANETRHWENGRWLIFDDSYEHEVWHNGTDTRLVLIVDFWHPDLNDNQRKTLSPI from the exons ATGCAATATTCGA CTGTTTCAGAACCTAAGCCGATTGatgaaaacaatgaagaaaatgACGAAATTCAGGACGATGAGGACAACAACGATAAAATAGAAGATCAGAAATACTATACTGGAAAACATGACGCAGAAGATGCAGATGATAGCGAAGATG AGCCAAAAGATCAGCAGAATGAAAACAACGATCCGATTGATGACGAGGACGATAGGAGAAGTGCCGATGCGATTGCCAAAGAGATTGACGAACTGGCCGAGGCCGATGAAGAGCTGCCGTTTGAGGAGGAG GCTAACAAACAAAAGCGCTCACCGACGACGGTGCATAATCATGTACAACAAAAGTTGGATCCGTCCAACGAGTTCCAAACG caacatatttTAAAGGATGTAGAAACTAAACCAAAAGATCCAGTGGTTAGCGCCGAGATACTTGCAACTCAAATGGATGAATTGGTAGAAAACTACAATAAATTGGCAGAGATGCTAAATGTTCCAGCGGAGGTTCGGGTCCAGCATGAAATCGACACTAAG gacgacgatgatgacgacggtGATGGCAATGACGATGTCGAACAAGATGTTTCAGTTAATGATGACAACGAAAATGATAAATATAatgtgaatgatgatgatgatgatgatgacgatgacgatggTACTAATGATTTGGAAGACGAGTTTGAAAACGTTGTTGACAACGACGATGGAGAGGAGGAGTATCTCAGTAAAGTGAGACAGGAACAGGAGcttaaaaatcaaatcaatgaTAAGCAAAAAGAAGACGAACCACGAGAAGAAGTATCTC TTGCGGTACAACTTTTTGTTGGTGCTGCGTTGGTCGTTGCCGCTCATCTCCTTTTGAAGCCCCCGCGTGGTGTCCCTCGGTCGGAAACAGCAGTGCCATCTA AGTCAACGGCAAAAGCCTCTACGGTTTCCAAGCTGGAAGAACAGCTAACGAGGAATGAACTAGCTATGAATGCAGCCAATAGAAGAATTGATTCTGATGTGAATGAGCTATTCATCAACCAAACCAAAGATTTTGATCGTTCAACAGTCAATATTGAAGATTTTGTTAAAGTTGAAAAAGATGAGCATACTGGAGATCAACCTTTCCTGGAAAACG CTGACGAAGGCCAGGATGAAATCTCTTATTCCGGAGAGGAGGATTATGATTTCGATCAAGATGAATACACGGATGAACTGGAAGAAatcgaagaagaagaagaagaagaaacagAAGAGTACGCGAAAATTCAGGAAATGAACATACTTGAGCAACAGGAGCGAGAAATCGGTACTTTCGTACCGACCACGTTTGAAGAGTTCAGTGCAATGTATCGGCCCGATGCGGCAGCGGCAGAGGTAGAGGCAGAAGCCATCGCTCCATCCCTAGCTGTTCAAATCGCTGAAACACTTCCCGTAGTTGCAGAACCTGTGCCTGTTCCAACTccgaaaaatagtaaaaaaaacgcCTTTAAAGAATCGCCACTGTTGAAGAAGAAACCTCCCAAGGGTGCTGTCGGCAAGCTAATATACGGTTTGCACAAAGATCCTATCATCTCAGCTAAAGATATTCAAACGGCGTCAGAAAAAG CTGCGTCAACTAGCCAGGGAACGAAGGAAAAACGCGTCGAGTTCTTGTTGCCTGACGAACCAAGCGAAATTCCCGAATTAGAAGCGTTTGAAATAAAGTCAGACCCACCTGAATATGCGGATAATGGAAGTAAAGAGAATCTGTTTATTCCATATGACGAGTACGGTGTCGACGAATCGTTCGAGAACGAGATGGTTTATGAGGACGACGAGATTCTGTTTCAGCAATATCCATCCGATGAAGAGGAGGTATCATATTCGGATGAGTATCCGGAAGACGTCTCTGATGTTGACGATTCTGATCTGATGAGACGGTTGGAGGAAAAATATGGCAAATTGGAAAACGAGAAATCTGCGGAACCGGAACAGGAAGAGCTTGAAGAAAGCTGGACAA ATATTCCCTCTAGGCCTAGTGGATCTCAGACGTACGAAGAAGAGCTGAGAAAAGCTGACAGACAACTCGACGAG TTCCGGAATGCTAAGAGAGCACTGGCGAGCTATGAGGATCTGTTGATCAAACAACCCCGTCTGATAGCGGCATTAGTCGGCAAAGCCCGTGCCTTAGATCTGCTGGCTGAACAGGAGCAAAGCAACATTGTCCTGGGGGAAGCGATTGAAGCGTACCGTGATGTGATCATGATGGGACAAGCGATAGACGATGACACCTTGAAGGCCATTTCCGAACGTTGCATCGAACGTATTCGGTTTCGAGGCCAGTATTTGAAAGCGATCGATATCCACCAGGTTCTAATCAAACGGTTCGACACGGAACCAAAGTACAGAAATCAGCTTGCTGTTACATATCTTATGGCGAATCG TTTGGTGGAGGCAAAAGCAGTTCTGCACGAGACGCTTATGCGATGGATCGAAGATGGGTTTGCATTAGTGCATTATGGTTTCGTTCTCAAGAATCATGACAAAAATATGGAACTAGCTGTTCAATATCTGCAGGAAGGTATTGAAACCGGACACGAAGGAACACAGGATGGTCGATTCTATTTCCATTTGGGTGATGCATTGCAACGACTAGGAAGAAACGACGAAGCATTGGAGGTTTATCAGAAAGGCGCGGAGCAAAAACTGTTTCTTTCCATGTACCAACGTTCCTTATATAATGAAGATAGTCTCAAATCTCGACCTTTTTGGACGATTGAGCAAACTACATTTGCGAGCCAGTTAAACACGATTCAGTCGCAGTGGACTGCGATTCGAGATGAGGGTTTAAAACTTTTGAACGCGGCTGGTACATTTCGAGATGAGGCAGAGAATCTTCGAGATAGGGGCGACTGGAAACAGTTCGAGCTGTTCATGCGTGGCTATCGGATAGATAAGAATTGTGCCAAAGCTCCACTAACTTGTAAATTGGTCGAACAATTTACTGCAGCACGAACTTGCAAACGAGGTCAAATCAAGTTCAGTGTGATGCAACCGGGAACCCATGTTTGGCCACATTGCGGTCCAACGAACTGCCGAATTCGAGCACATCTTGGACTGATGGTGCCCGATGGAGTTAGTATTCGTGTCGCAAATGAAACGAG ACATTGGGAGAACGGTAGGTGGTTAATCTTTGACGATAGCTACGAGCACGAGGTGTGGCACAACGGTACCGATACTCGACTGGTGCTAATCGTGGATTTCTGGCACCCCGATTTGAACGATAATCAAAGGAAAACGCTGTCCCCGATATGA